The DNA region CTTCCTGCCGGGGCCCCTACGGGGCGATGCACAGCCATGCCACGCTGGGGGATGCCGTCAACGCCCTGATTGCCTATTTCGAGCAGAAGGGGCTCAAGGTGGTCATAACGGGCCACGACAGGCGATTCATCCTGGCAGACATCTATCGCGGAGAGGAGCAGGTGGACAGCATCGTCCTGGATGCCCGCACCGGCCGCATGCGCTCCGTCTACTGACCGGGCAATCACCCCCGGAAGGGGTTTACATAGAGGGGCGGCGGGCGCGAGCCCAGCCGCCCGATTTTTTTCCTGCCGCCCATCCCGAAGAGCACCCCCCGAAGCCTCCCCGCGTGCTCTCTTGTGGGTTTGGCCCAAGGCCCGCTAAAATGTGAGGCATGAAAAACAGGGCGAGAGACGCGGTGATGGAGGTCCATCGGGCCTTCAAGGAGCGGGGCGGGACGCTGGCCGTGGCCGAGTCCTGCACCGGGGGGCTCCTGGCCCACTGGCTCACCGAGGTGGCGGGGGCGAGCAGCTTTTTCCTGGGAGGGGTGGTCGCCTACGCAGAGGGGATGAAGACGCGCGTGCTGGGCGTCCCCGGGGCGAGCATCGAGGAGCGGGGCGTGGTGAGCGAGGAGTGCGCCCGGCTGATGGCCGAGGGGGTGCGGGCCCTGGCCGGGGCGGACTACGCCCTGGGTACGACGGGCAACCTGGGCCCCGATGCCCTGGAGGGCAAGCCCCGCGGGCTTATCTACGTGGCCGCCTCCGCCCCGGGGGAGACCCGGGCGAGGGAGCTACGGCTCGGAGGCTCCCGGCACCAGAACAAGGAAGAGGCGGCACTGGCCGCCCTCGAGCTTCTCCTTACGCTCATCGAGGCCCATGGCTAAGCCCGGCCCGGAGAAGAAAGCGGAGCCAAAGAAGAGAGCC from Nitrospirota bacterium includes:
- a CDS encoding CinA family protein; translated protein: MKNRARDAVMEVHRAFKERGGTLAVAESCTGGLLAHWLTEVAGASSFFLGGVVAYAEGMKTRVLGVPGASIEERGVVSEECARLMAEGVRALAGADYALGTTGNLGPDALEGKPRGLIYVAASAPGETRARELRLGGSRHQNKEEAALAALELLLTLIEAHG